One window from the genome of Megalobrama amblycephala isolate DHTTF-2021 linkage group LG4, ASM1881202v1, whole genome shotgun sequence encodes:
- the LOC125266829 gene encoding myosin heavy chain, fast skeletal muscle-like — translation MSTDAEMAAYGKAAIYLRKPERERIEAQSKPFDAKSACYVADVKELYLKGTIKSKDGAKVTVVLLDTQEERVAKEEDVYPMNPPKYDKIEDMAMMTHLNEASVLYNLKERYAAWMIYTYSGLFCATVNPYKMLPVYDPEVVTAYRGKKRMEAPPHIFSVSDNAYQFMQTDRENQSVLITGESGAGKTVNTKRVIQYFATVAVSGGEKKKEGKIKGSLEDQIIAANPLLEAYGNAKTVRNDNSSRFGKFIRIHFGTTGKLASADIETYLLEKSRVSFQLPDERGYHIFYQMMTNHKPELIEMTLLTTNPYDFPMCSQGQITVASIDDKEELDATDDAIDILGFTNEEKMAIYKFTGAVLHHGNMKFKQKQREEQAEPDGNEEADKIAYLLGLNSAEMLKGLCYPRVKVGNEFVTKGQTVQQVYNSVSALGKSIYERMFLWMVIRINQMLDTKQQRNFYIGVLDIAGFEIFDYNSMEQLCINFTNEKLQQFFNHHMFVLEQEEYKKEGIVWEFIDFGMDLASCIELIEKPMGIFSILEEECMFPKASDTSFKNKLYDQHLGKSNAFQKPKPAKGKAEAHFSLIHYAGTVDYNITGWLDKNKDPLNESVLQLYQKSSNKLLASLYPAVVEDPTKKGGKKKGGSMQTVSSQFRENLGKLMTNLRSTHPHFVRCLIPNESKTPGLMENFLVIHQLRCNGVLEGIRICRKGFPSRIQYGDFKQRYKVLNAGVIPEGQFMDNKKASEKLLGSIDIPHDEYRFGHTKVFFKAGLLGTLEEMRDEKLATLVTMTQALCRGYVMRTEFVKMMERRESIYTIQYNIRSFMNVKHWPWMKVYYKIKPLLKSAETEKELSSMKEDFTKCKESLAKSEAKKKELEEKMVSLLQEKNDLQLQVASETENLSDAEERCEGLIKSKIQLEGKLKETTERLEDEEEINAELTAKKRKLEDECSELKKDIDDLELTLAKVEKEKHATENKVKNLTEEMTSQDESLAKLTKEKKALQEAHQQTLDDLQAEEDKVNTLTKSKTKLEQQVDDLEGSLEQEKKLRMDLERAKRKLEGDLKLSQESVMDLENDKQQSDEKIKKKDFETSQLLSKIEDEQSLGAQLQKKIKELQARIEELEEEIEAERAARAKVEKQRADLSRELEEISERLEEAGGANSAQIEMNKKREAEFQKLRRDLEESTLQHEATAAALRKKQADSVAELGEQIDNLQRVKQKLEKEKSEYKMEIDDLSSNMEAVAKAKGNLEKMCRTLEDQFSEMKSKNDENSRQINDLSAQRARFQTENGEFGRQLEEKEALVSQLTRGKQAFTQQIEELKRHIEEEVKAKNALAHAVQSARHDCDLLREQFEEEQEAKAELQRGMSKANSEVAQWRTKYETDAIQRTEELEESKKKLAQRLQEAEEQVEAVNSKCASLEKTKQRLQAEVEDLMIDVERANGLAANLDKKQRNFDKVLAEWKQKYEEGQTELEGAQKEARSLSTELFKMKNSYEESLDQLETLKRENKNLQQEISDLTEQLSETGKSIHELEKAKKTVETEKAEIQTALEEAEGTLEHEESKILRVQLELNQVKSEIDRKLAEKDEEMEQIKRNSQRVIESMQSTLDSEVRSRNDALRIKKKMEGDLNEMEVQLSHANRQAAEAQKQLRNVQGQLKDAQLHLDDAQRGQEDMKEQVAMVERRNALMQSEIEELRAALEQTERGRKVAEQELVDISERVGLLHSQNTSLLNTKKKLEADLIHVQSEVDDTVQEARNAEEKAKKAITDAALMAEELKKEQDTSSHLERMKKNLEVTVKDLQHRLDEAESLAMKGGKKQLQKLESRVRELETEVEAEQRRGADAVKGVRKYERRVKELTYQTDEDKKNVARLQDLVDKLQLKVKAYKRQSEDAEEQANGYLSKLRKVQHELEEAEERADISESQVNKLRVKSRDAGKAKEE, via the exons ATGAGTACGGACGCGGAGATGGCCGCGTATGGCAAGGCTGCCATTTACCTTCGTAAGCCTGAGAGGGAGAGAATCGAGGCTCAGAGCAAACCATTTGATGCCAAGTCTGCCTGCTATGTGGCTGATGTCAAAGAGTTGTACCTCAAGGGAACAATCAAGAGCAAAGATGGTGCCAAAGTCACAGTTGTTTTGCTTGACACTCAGGAG GAGAGAGTTGCTAAGGAAGAAGATGTCTACCCAATGAATCCTCCCAAGTATGACAAGATTGAGGACATGGCCATGATGACCCATCTCAATGAAGCCTCTGTGCTGTATAACCTCAAAGAGCGTTATGCTGCATGGATGATCTAC ACCTACTCTGGGCTCTTCTGCGCAACTGTGAACCCCTACAAGATGCTCCCAGTGTATGATCCAGAAGTGGTGACTGCTTACAGAGGCAAAAAGCGTATGGAGGCCCCACCCCACATCTTCTCTGTCTCTGACAACGCCTATCAGTTTATGCAAACTG ATAGAGAAAACCAGTCTGTCCTGATTAC TGGAGAATCCGGTGCTGGAAAGACTGTGAACACCAAACGTGTCATCCAGTACTTTGCCACAGTTGCAGTATCAGGTGGTGAAAAGAAGAAAGAGGGTAAAATAAAG GGCTCTCTTGAGGACCAGATCATTGCTGCCAACCCTCTGCTTGAGGCTTATGGTAATGCCAAGACTGTGAGAAATGACAACTCCTCTCGTTTT ggTAAATTTATCAGAATTCACTTCGGTACAACTGGAAAACTGGCTAGTGCTGACATTGAGACAT ATCTGCTGGAGAAGTCTAGAGTGTCATTCCAGCTTCCAGATGAGAGAGGCTACCACATCTTCTACCAGATGATGACCAACCATAAACCTGAGCTGATTG AAATGACGCTCCTCACCACCAACCCCTATGACTTCCCCATGTGCAGTCAGGGTCAGATCACAGTGGCCAGCATTGATGATAAAGAGGAGCTGGATGCTACTGAT GATGCTATTGACATTCTGGGTTTCACTAACGAGGAGAAAATGGCCATTTACAAGTTCACTGGAGCTGTGCTTCATCATGGTAACATGAAGTTTAAACAGAAGCAGCGTGAGGAGCAGGCTGAGCCTGACGGCAATGAGG AGGCTGACAAAATTGCCTACCTTCTGGGTTTGAACTCTGCTGAAATGCTAAAGGGTTTGTGCTACCCCAGAGTCAAGGTCGGAAATGAGTTTGTGACCAAAGGTCAGACTGTGCAACAG GTGTACAACTCTGTCAGCGCCTTGGGCAAATCTATCTATGAGAGGATGTTCTTGTGGATGGTCATTCGTATCAACCAGATGTTGGAcacaaaacaacaaagaaatttcTACATTGGCGTGCTGGATATTGCTGGCTTTGAGATCTTTGAT TACAACAGCATGGAGCAGCTGTGCATCAACTTCACCAATGAGAAACTGCAACAGTTTTTCAACCACCACATGTTTGTGCTGGAACAAGAGGAGTACAAGAAGGAGGGCATTGTTTGGGAGTTCATTGACTTCGGCATGGACTTGGCTTCTTGCATTGAGCTCATTGAGAAG CCCATGGGTATCTTCTCCATCCTTGAAGAGGAGTGCATGTTCCCCAAGGCTTCAGACACTTCCTTCAAGAACAAGCTGTATGATCAGCATCTTGGCAAAAGCAATGCTTTCCAGAAACCAAAGCCTGCCAAAGGCAAGGCTGAAGCCCACTTCTCCCTGATTCACTACGCTGGAACTGTGGATTACAACATCACTGGCTGGTTGGACAAGAACAAGGATCCATTGAATGAATCTGTTCTGCAGCTGTACCAGAAGTCTTCTAACAAACTGCTGGCTTCTCTCTACCCAGCTGTTGTTGAAg ATCCTACTAAAAAGGGTGGCAAGAAGAAGGGTGGATCCATGCAGACTGTGTCCTCCCAGTTCAGG GAGAACTTGGGCAAACTCATGACCAACTTGAGGAGCACTCACCCTCACTTTGTGCGCTGTCTGATTCCTAATGAGTCCAAGACTCCAG GTCTCATGGAGAACTTCCTGGTTATCCACCAGCTGAGGTGTAACGGTGTATTGGAGGGTATCAGAATCTGCAGAAAGGGCTTCCCCAGCAGAATCCAATATGGTGACTTTAAGCAGAG ATACAAGGTGCTGAATGCTGGTGTTATCCCTGAAGGACAGTTTATGGATAACAAGAAGGCGAGTGAGAAACTCCTGGGATCCATCGACATTCCTCATGATGAGTACAGATTTGGACACACAAAG GTGTTCTTCAAAGCTGGTCTTCTGGGTACTCTTGAGGAGATGCGTGATGAGAAACTGGCTACTCTGGTCACAATGACTCAGGCTCTCTGCCGTGGCTATGTGATGAGGACGGAGTTTGTGAAAATGATGGAGAGGAG GGAGTCCATTTACACTATCCAATACAACATTCGCTCATTCATGAATGTCAAACACTGGCCATGGATGAAGGTTTACTACAAGATTAAGCCTCTGCTGAAGAGTGCCGAGACTGAGAAGGAGCTGTCAAGCATGAAAGAGGACTTTACAAAATGCAAAGAGTCTTTGGCTAAGTCtgaagccaaaaagaaagagcTTGAAGAGAAGATGGTATCACTGCTGCAAGAGAAAAATGATCTGCAGCTGCAAGTAGCATCT GAAACTGAGAATCTCTCAGATGCAGAGGAGAGGTGTGAGGGTCTGATTAAGAGCAAAATCCAGCTTGAAGGTAAACTCAAAGAGACAACTGAAAGACtggaggatgaggaagaaaTCAATGCTGAACTTACAGCCAAAAAGAGGAAACTGGAGGATGAGTGCTCtgagctgaagaaagacatTGATGACCTGGAGCTTACCTTGGCTAAAGTGGAGAAGGAGAAACATGCCACTGAGAATAAG GTCAAGAACTTGACTGAGGAAATGACATCTCAGGATGAGAGCCTTGCCAAGCTTACGAAGGAGAAGAAAGCCCTCCAAGAGGCACATCAGCAGACACTGGATGATCTCCAGGCAGAGGAGGACAAAGTCAACACCCTGACCAAATCCAAGACAAAGCTTGAGCAGCAAGTTGATGAT CTTGAGGGTTCCCTTGAACAAGAGAAGAAGCTCCGCATGGACCTGGAGAGGGCCAAGAGAAAGCTTGAAGGAGACCTGAAATTATCACAAGAGTCCGTCATGGACCTGGAGAATGACAAGCAGCAATCTgatgagaaaataaaaaa GAAAGACTTTGAAACAAGTCAGCTGCTTAGCAAGATAGAAGATGAACAATCTCTGGGTGCTCAACTCCAAAAGAAGATCAAGGAGCTTCAG GCTCGCATTGAGGAACTGGAGGAAGAGATCGAGGCTGAGCGTGCTGCTCGTGCCAAGGTTGAGAAGCAGAGAGCTGATCTCTCCAGGGAACTTGAGGAGATCAGTGAGAGGCTTGAGGAGGCTGGAGGAGCCAATTCTGCTCAGATCGAGATGAATAAGAAGCGTGAAGCTGAATTCCAGAAGCTGCGTCGTGATCTTGAAGAGTCCACCCTCCAGCATGAAGCTACTGCTGCTGCCCTACGCAAGAAGCAGGCAGACAGTGTGGCCGAGCTGGGAGAGCAAATCGACAACCTGCAGCGTGTCAAGCAGAAGCTCGAGAAGGAGAAGAGTGAATACAAAATGGAGATTGATGATCTTTCCAGCAACATGGAAGCTGTTGCCAAAGCAAAG GGCAATCTTGAGAAGATGTGCCGCACACTTGAGGACCAATTTAGTGAAATGAAGTCCAAGAATGACGAGAACAGTCGCCAGATAAATGATCTCAGTGCTCAAAGAGCAagatttcaaactgaaaatg GTGAATTTGGCCGTCAGCTGGAGGAGAAGGAAGCTTTAGTTTCTCAGCTCACCAGAGGCAAACAAGCTTTCACTCAGCAAATTGAGGAGCTTAAGAGGCATATTGAAGAGGAGGTTAAG GCTAAGAATGCACTGGCCCATGCTGTACAATCAGCCCGTCATGATTGTGACCTGCTCCGTGAGCAGTTTGAGGAAGAGCAGGAGGCAAAGGCTGAGCTGCAGCGGGGAATGTCAAAGGCCAACAGCGAGGTTGCTCAATGGAGAACCAAATATGAAACTGATGCCATTCAGCGCACTGAGGAGCTTGAAGAGTCCAA GAAGAAGCTGGCTCAGCGTCTGCAAGAGGCAGAGGAACAAGTTGAGGCAGTGAACTCCAAATGTGCGTCTCTGGAGAAGACCAAACAGAGACTCCAGGCTGAGGTGGAGGACCTCATGATTGATGTGGAGAGAGCCAATGGTTTGGCTGCTAACCTTGACAAGAAGCAGAGGAACTTTGACAAG GTCCTGGCAGAATGGAAGCAGAAATATGAGGAAGGTCAGACAGAGCTGGAAGGTGCCCAGAAAGAGGCTCGTTCACTCAGCACTGAGCTGTTCAAGATGAAGAACTCCTATGAGGAGAGTCTGGATCAACTGGAGACCCTCAAGAGAGAGAACAAGAATCTGCAGC AGGAGATTTCAGATCTGACAGAGCAGTTAAGTGAGACTGGTAAGAGCATCCATGAGTTGGAAAAAGCCAAGAAGACAGTGGAGACTGAGAAGGCAGAGATTCAGACCGCCCTGGAGGAGGCTGAA ggCACCCTGGAGCATGAGGAGTCCAAGATTCTTCGTGTCCAGCTTGAGCTAAACCAGGTCAAAAGTGAGATTGACAGGAAGCTTGCAGAGAAGGATGAGGAGATGGAACAGATCAAGAGAAACAGCCAGAGAGTCATTGAATCCATGCAGAGCACTCTGGACTCTGAAGTTAGGAGCAGGAATGATGCTCTGAGAATCAAGAAGAAGATGGAGGGAGACCTTAATGAGATGGAGGTTCAGCTGAGCCATGCCAATCGCCAGGCTGCTGAGGCCCAGAAACAGCTCAGGAACGTTCAGGGACAACTCAAG GATGCCCAACTGCACCTTGATGATGCCCAGAGAGGACAGGAAGACATGAAGGAGCAGGTGGCCATGGTGGAGCGCAGAAACGCTCTGATGCAGTCTGAGATTGAGGAGCTGAGAGCTGCTCTAGAGCAGACAGAGAGAGGCCGCAAAGTGGCTGAACAAGAGCTGGTGGATATCAGCGAGCGTGTTGGGCTGCTGCACTCTCAG AACACAAGTCTCCTGAACACCAAAAAGAAGCTTGAGGCTGACCTTATTCATGTCCAGAGTGAAGTTGATGACACAGTACAGGAAGCCAGAAATGCAGAGGAGAAGGCCAAGAAGGCCATCACCGAT GCTGCACTGATGGCAGAAGAGCTCAAGAAAGAGCAGGACACCAGTTCTCACCTTGAGAGGATGAAGAAGAATCTGGAGGTCACAGTGAAGGACCTGCAGCACCGTCTGGATGAGGCTGAGAGTCTGGCCATGAAGGGAGGAAAGAAACAACTCCAGAAACTGGAGTCCAGA GTTCGTGAGCTTGAGACTGAAGTTGAAGCAGAGCAGAGACGTGGAGCTGATGCTGTTAAGGGTGTCCGCAAATATGAGAGGAGAGTGAAAGAGCTCACTTATCAG ACTGACGAGGACAAGAAGAACGTCGCCAGACTCCAGGATCTGGTTGACAAACTGCAGCTGAAGGTCAAAGCCTACAAGAGGCAGTCTGAAGATGCG GAGGAGCAAGCCAATGGTTACCTGTCCAAGTTGAGGAAGGTGCAGCATGAGCTGGAAGAGGCTGAGGAGCGTGCTGACATTTCTGAGTCTCAGGTCAACAAGCTCAGAGTTAAGAGCCGTGATGCTGGAAAG GCCAAAGAAGAATGA